In Ferribacterium limneticum, a genomic segment contains:
- a CDS encoding flagellar basal body L-ring protein FlgH: MKRLALLAVVLTSACATTPPTNVHQPMSARPSPRMESSVTNGAIYQAAYSRPLFEDRRARFVGDTITIKITESTTASAKSNNKVDKSNAQKASVSTLAGLPGKGLLGVDLGATSSTAFSGKGEAANNNVFTGNITVTVIDVMPNGNLLVSGEKQLAIGQEQEFVRVSGVINPSFVDFSNSIESSKVADARIEYKSAGQVSEGQIMGWMARFFLNVLPF; this comes from the coding sequence ATGAAACGTCTGGCCTTGCTGGCTGTTGTATTGACAAGCGCCTGTGCGACGACGCCGCCGACCAATGTGCACCAGCCGATGTCGGCTCGCCCGTCTCCGCGCATGGAGTCCTCTGTCACAAATGGTGCGATTTACCAAGCGGCCTATAGCCGTCCACTGTTTGAAGACCGTCGGGCCCGCTTTGTCGGTGACACGATCACGATCAAGATTACCGAGAGCACCACGGCCTCGGCCAAGTCGAACAACAAGGTCGACAAGTCGAATGCCCAAAAGGCGTCGGTCAGCACGCTGGCCGGCTTGCCGGGCAAGGGATTGTTGGGCGTGGACCTCGGGGCCACGAGCTCAACCGCGTTCAGTGGCAAGGGTGAGGCGGCAAATAACAATGTGTTCACCGGCAACATCACCGTGACGGTCATTGACGTCATGCCCAACGGGAATCTGCTGGTTTCCGGTGAAAAGCAATTGGCAATTGGCCAAGAGCAGGAATTTGTCCGGGTGTCCGGTGTGATCAACCCGAGTTTTGTCGATTTCTCGAATTCGATCGAATCTTCAAAGGTGGCGGATGCCCGAATTGAGTACAAATCGGCTGGTCAGGTTAGCGAAGGGCAGATCATGGGCTGGATGGCACGATTCTTCCTTAATGTCTTGCCATTCTAG
- a CDS encoding flagellar basal body P-ring protein FlgI, with protein sequence MKTFGGNWYRQAAIVAACLLPLCGQPAFAERIKDLASIQGVRNNQLIGYGIVVGLDNTGDQTTQTPFTTQAMGNMLSQLGINLTTEQATKLQLKNVAAVMVTAVMPPFSKPGQPIDITVSSMGNAKSLRGGTLLMTQLKGGDGQVYAVAQGNVLVGGVGASSGGSKVAVNHLSAGRVPGGATIERDVPTAVGQGGFIYYELANTDFGTVQNMVEAINRAISPGTARAVDGRRIAVRAPDDIDARVAFLGRLENLDVKPAVGSALVVINPRTGSVVMNQKVTLDPCAVAHGSLSVVVDAGNRATGQPADIQVTQANGSLMNVKAGANLADVVRALNALGANPLDLLAILQAMKAAGALRAELEVI encoded by the coding sequence ATGAAGACATTTGGCGGCAATTGGTACCGGCAGGCGGCAATTGTGGCCGCTTGCCTTCTGCCGCTTTGCGGCCAGCCAGCGTTTGCCGAGCGCATCAAGGACCTCGCATCGATTCAAGGGGTGCGTAACAACCAGTTGATTGGCTATGGCATCGTGGTCGGCTTGGATAATACTGGCGACCAGACGACGCAAACACCGTTTACGACCCAGGCCATGGGCAACATGCTGTCGCAACTCGGCATCAATTTGACGACCGAGCAAGCAACGAAACTCCAGTTGAAAAATGTGGCAGCCGTGATGGTTACTGCAGTCATGCCGCCATTCTCCAAACCGGGGCAGCCCATCGACATCACCGTTTCGTCCATGGGCAATGCTAAAAGCTTGCGCGGCGGCACGTTGTTGATGACGCAGTTGAAGGGGGGGGATGGGCAGGTCTATGCCGTCGCTCAGGGAAACGTTCTGGTTGGTGGCGTTGGAGCCTCATCCGGTGGTTCGAAAGTTGCGGTTAACCACCTTTCGGCGGGAAGAGTCCCCGGTGGTGCAACGATCGAACGCGATGTTCCAACGGCGGTAGGCCAGGGTGGCTTTATCTACTACGAGCTGGCCAATACTGATTTCGGAACAGTGCAAAATATGGTTGAGGCGATCAACCGCGCGATATCACCAGGGACTGCTCGTGCCGTTGATGGTCGGCGGATTGCGGTGCGCGCGCCAGACGATATTGATGCGCGCGTTGCCTTCCTTGGGCGCCTGGAAAATCTCGACGTCAAACCGGCGGTCGGCAGTGCGTTGGTGGTCATCAATCCACGCACCGGTTCGGTGGTCATGAATCAGAAGGTCACGCTCGACCCTTGTGCGGTCGCGCATGGCAGCCTTTCTGTGGTTGTCGATGCGGGTAATCGGGCAACCGGGCAGCCGGCTGATATCCAGGTTACGCAAGCAAATGGCAGCCTGATGAACGTCAAGGCCGGGGCCAATCTGGCCGATGTAGTCAGGGCGCTCAATGCCCTTGGCGCCAATCCACTGGATCTTCTGGCCATTCTTCAGGCCATGAAGGCTGCTGGTGCCCTGCGTGCCGAACTTGAAGTCATCTGA